A single Epinephelus lanceolatus isolate andai-2023 chromosome 22, ASM4190304v1, whole genome shotgun sequence DNA region contains:
- the nit1 gene encoding deaminated glutathione amidase isoform X1: MSTVRCILGTFAKYLASLPAWRHQIKLQNSFCTLDIIPTSSPCRMSTSPHPVAAVCQLTVTPNKEANFSACKQLVDEAKERGASMVFLPENFDYIGSSREETLSLSESLTGDTISRYSQLARQLGVWLSLGGFHERGHDWESDRRIYNSHIIINDKGDIVSVYRKSHLFDVELPEKGISLKESGFTIPGPSLMSPVQTPIGKVGQGICYDLRFPELSLALQRHGAEILTYPSAFTVATGAAHWEVLLRARAIENQCFVIAAAQVGRHTEKRSSYGHTLVVDPWGEVLGDCGGEKPGMVLVEIDLEKVSSTRMNMPVQQHRRDTGFYKSLEKT, translated from the exons ATGTCCACGGTGAGGTGCATTTTGGGAACATTTGCAAAGTATTTGGCCTCTCTGCCAGCCTGGAGACATCAGATCAAGCTGCAAAACAG CTTCTGCACACTGGACATAATACCAACCTCTTCTCCATGCAGGATGTCGACTTCACCTCACCCAGTGGCTGCAGTGTGTCAGCTGACAGTCACCCCGAACAAAGAGGCCAACTTCTCTGCCTGTAAACAGCTGGTGGATGAAGCCAAGGAGCGAGGGGCCAGCATGGTCTTCCTGCCCGAGAACTTCGACTACATCGGGTCCAGTCGAGAGGAGACATTGTCGCTGTCTGAGAGCCTGACAGGAGACACAATCTCACGATACAGTCAGCTGGCCAG GCAGTTGGGAGTGTGGCTGTCTCTTGGAGGATTTCATGAACGGGGACATGACTGGGAGTCTGACAGACGAATCTACAACAGTCACATCATAATTAACGATAAAG GTGACATTGTTTCAGTCTACAGGAAGTCCCATTTGTTTGATGTGGAACTGCCAGAAAAAGGCATATCCCTTAAGGAAAGTGGCTTCACCATCCCTGGACCCTCCCTCATGTCTCCGGTCCAAACTCCCATCGGCAAG GTCGGCCAGGGCATCTGCTATGACCTGAGATTCCCTGAGTTATCTCTGGCTCTGCAAAGACATGGGGCCGAGATTCTGACATACCCATCAGCCTTCACTGTAGCAACCGGAGCTGCCCACTGGGAG GTGTTACTCCGTGCACGGGCAATTGAGAACCAGTGTTTTGTCATTGCGGCAGCGCAGGTCGGCCGGCACACCGAGAAGCGCTCTTCGTACGGCCACACCCTGGTGGTGGACCCCTGGGGTGAGGTGCTGGGGGACTGTGGAGGGGAGAAGCCGGGCATGGTGCTGGTGGAGATCGACCTGGAGAAGGTCAGCAGCACCAGAATGAACATGCCGGTCCAACAGCACCGCAGAGACACTGGTTTCTATAAGAGTCTGGAGAAGACTTGA
- the nit1 gene encoding deaminated glutathione amidase isoform X2, whose product MSTVRCILGTFAKYLASLPAWRHQIKLQNRMSTSPHPVAAVCQLTVTPNKEANFSACKQLVDEAKERGASMVFLPENFDYIGSSREETLSLSESLTGDTISRYSQLARQLGVWLSLGGFHERGHDWESDRRIYNSHIIINDKGDIVSVYRKSHLFDVELPEKGISLKESGFTIPGPSLMSPVQTPIGKVGQGICYDLRFPELSLALQRHGAEILTYPSAFTVATGAAHWEVLLRARAIENQCFVIAAAQVGRHTEKRSSYGHTLVVDPWGEVLGDCGGEKPGMVLVEIDLEKVSSTRMNMPVQQHRRDTGFYKSLEKT is encoded by the exons ATGTCCACGGTGAGGTGCATTTTGGGAACATTTGCAAAGTATTTGGCCTCTCTGCCAGCCTGGAGACATCAGATCAAGCTGCAAAACAG GATGTCGACTTCACCTCACCCAGTGGCTGCAGTGTGTCAGCTGACAGTCACCCCGAACAAAGAGGCCAACTTCTCTGCCTGTAAACAGCTGGTGGATGAAGCCAAGGAGCGAGGGGCCAGCATGGTCTTCCTGCCCGAGAACTTCGACTACATCGGGTCCAGTCGAGAGGAGACATTGTCGCTGTCTGAGAGCCTGACAGGAGACACAATCTCACGATACAGTCAGCTGGCCAG GCAGTTGGGAGTGTGGCTGTCTCTTGGAGGATTTCATGAACGGGGACATGACTGGGAGTCTGACAGACGAATCTACAACAGTCACATCATAATTAACGATAAAG GTGACATTGTTTCAGTCTACAGGAAGTCCCATTTGTTTGATGTGGAACTGCCAGAAAAAGGCATATCCCTTAAGGAAAGTGGCTTCACCATCCCTGGACCCTCCCTCATGTCTCCGGTCCAAACTCCCATCGGCAAG GTCGGCCAGGGCATCTGCTATGACCTGAGATTCCCTGAGTTATCTCTGGCTCTGCAAAGACATGGGGCCGAGATTCTGACATACCCATCAGCCTTCACTGTAGCAACCGGAGCTGCCCACTGGGAG GTGTTACTCCGTGCACGGGCAATTGAGAACCAGTGTTTTGTCATTGCGGCAGCGCAGGTCGGCCGGCACACCGAGAAGCGCTCTTCGTACGGCCACACCCTGGTGGTGGACCCCTGGGGTGAGGTGCTGGGGGACTGTGGAGGGGAGAAGCCGGGCATGGTGCTGGTGGAGATCGACCTGGAGAAGGTCAGCAGCACCAGAATGAACATGCCGGTCCAACAGCACCGCAGAGACACTGGTTTCTATAAGAGTCTGGAGAAGACTTGA
- the pfdn2 gene encoding prefoldin subunit 2 codes for MAANSSSTGSKSSNPAGGKQSGPSAEQVVATFQRMRQEQRSMASKSAELEMEINEHSLVIETLKEVDPSRKCFRLVGGVLVERTVKEVLPALESNKEQISKIIESINTQMQTKGRELTEYRERYNIRLVGEGEGDTQGQSAASSRDSEGGGSKSGAGVLVS; via the exons ATGGCAGCCAACAGTAGCAGCACGGGTAGCAAATCCAGCAACCCCGCCGGTGGGAAACAGTCCGGCCCGTCAGCCGAACAG gTGGTGGCAACATTTCAGAGGATGCGTCAGGAGCAGCGCAGCATGGCGTCTAAATCTGCAGAGCTGGAGATGGAGATCAACGAGCACAG CCTAGTAATCGAAACCCTGAAGGAAGTGGATCCTTCCAGGAAATGCTTTCGTCTAGTCGGAGGAGTGTTGGTGGAGAGGACTGTAAAAGAAGTTCTACCGGCCTTGGAAAGCAACAAAGAACAG ATCTCCAAAATAATCGAGTCCATCAACACACAGATGCAGACGAAAGGACGGGAGCTCACAGAGTACAGGGAACGCTACAACATCCGGTTGGTGGGAGAGGGCGAAGGAGACACACAAGGCCAGTCGGCAGCATCTTCCAGGGACAGCGAAGGAGGCGGGTCTAAAAGCGGAGCGGGCGTTTTAGTGTCATAG
- the b4gat1 gene encoding beta-1,4-glucuronyltransferase 1, translating to MHLSKKCSVFKVVLSALLIVALLQLIYLSFLSKFHGKQQRYRYSELFGGSGGKKNGHPEKNTRKERLRYSLSTGGIFDNSGQYRVYKNLIKSDFTTNQKPGSDPSSNVLALATHTTINNLHHLESLLERWQNPLSVAIFAHGQDVKFATALVYALSFFCPQIQALVDFHLVCLSGEMASFPEQDREHFAGLEDCAAVFSRLETHRDKYKNYAISGNVSYPNNLLRNVARSGTESSYILVIDVDMMPSADLHQQFLAMITRREPMNDEVFVLPAFEIRHARKMPASKAELVQLYQVGEVRPFYEELCPRCQAPTNYSQWVNSHVRGTGTLEVAYTLTWVDPWEPFYIGPHTVPLYDENFRQYGFNRISQACELHVAGYRFSVLSSAFVVHRGFKIQGEFHARKDEENKRNRVLFRNFKEGLKTKYPSSSRRC from the exons ATGCATCTCTCCAAGAAATGCTCCGTCTTCAAAGTGGTGCTGAGTGCTCTGCTGATAGTGGCGCTCCTGCAGCTCATATACCTGTCCTTCCTGTCCAAGTTTCACGGTAAGCAGCAGCGCTACAGATACTCCGAGCTGTTTGGAGGCTCCGGGGGCAAGAAGAATGGGCACCCCGAGAAAAACACGCGGAAAGAGCGTCTGAGATACTCGCTGTCCACTGGTGGGATCTTTGACAACAGTGGGCAGTACCGGGTGTACAAGAACTTGATCAAAAGTGATTTCACCACAAACCAGAAGCCAGGGTCCGACCCCAGCTCCAATGTCCTGGCTTtagccacacacacaaccatcaaCAACCTGCATCACCTGGAGTCTCTCCTGGAGAGGTGGCAAAACCCTCTCTCTGTGGCCATATTCGCACATGGGCAAGATGTCAAGTTTGCCACGGCTCTGGTCTACGCTCTCAGCTTCTTCTGCCCTCAGATTCAAGCTCTGGTGGACTTCCACCTGGTCTGCCTCTCTGGAGAGATGGCCAGTTTCCCTGAGCAGGACCGTGAGCACTTTGCAGGGCTTGAGGACTGTGCCGCTGTGTTCTCCAGACTGGAGACCCACAGAGATAAATACAAGAACTACGCCATCAGTGGGAACGTCTCCTACCCCAACAACCTTCTTCGCAACGTCGCCCGAAGTGGCACAGAGTCCTCCTACATCCTGGTCATTGACGTCGACATGATGCCAAGCGCTGACCTGCACCAGCAGTTCCTGGCCATGATCACGAGACGAGAGCCAATGAACGATGAGGTGTTTGTGTTGCCTGCCTTCGAGATCCGCCACGCCCGGAAGATGCCCGCCAGCAAGGCAGAGTTGGTTCAGCTCTATCAGGTCGGCGAGGTCAGGCCATTTTATGAAGAGCTGTGTCCTCGCTGTCAAGCCCCGACCAACTACTCTCAGTGGGTTAACAGCCACGTTAGAGGGACGGGCACCCTGGAGGTTGCCTACACGCTCACCTGGGTGGACCCCTGGGAGCCTTTCTACATCGGGCCCCACACTGTGCCCCTCTATGATGAGAACTTCAGGCAGTATGGCTTCAATCGCATCAGCCAG GCCTGCGAGCTCCATGTGGCCGGATACAGGTTCTCTGTGCTGAGCTCAGCCTTCGTGGTGCACCGCGGCTTCAAGATCCAGGGGGAGTTCCATGCCAGGAAGGACGAGGAGAACAAACGCAATCGGGTTCTGTTTCGCAACTTCAAAGAGGGCCTGAAAACCAAATACCCATCCTCCAGCCGACGGTGCTGA